Within the Sulfurihydrogenibium sp. genome, the region GCTCCTGCAATATCAGCAAGTCCACCTGTTTTTGCAAAAGGATATATTTCACTTGATGCAAATACTACTTTCATTTAAATCACCTCAATTAAATATTTTGCTGCATCTTCCGGTGGCGTTGGATTAATATAATAATCGGTCCCAAGTTCAAATCCTGCAAGAGTTGTTATTCGCGGTAAAATCTCAATATGCCAATGAAAATGTAAATCAAGACCTTTGTATATTTCTTCATCGGTAATAGAATTTCTAATAGGTGGTGAAGTGTAAAGAATTAGGTTAAAAGATGGGTTTATAAGAGTTTTGTTAAGCTTTCTAACTGAAAATTTTAAAACATCTGCAAGGTCTTTTAGTTGTAAATCTGATATGTTTGTAAAATCATGGCTATGGAATTCAGGTGCTATTTTTATTTCAAAAGGGAATAAACTTGCATAAGGACAGTAAGCTATAAAATTATCGTTTTCATAAATTGTTCTAATTTTTAATTTTTTTTCAGTTTTTATCTCATCACATAAATAACATCTTTCTTTTTCATAAAAGTATTTTTTTGACTGGAGTATCATCGTTTTTTGTAATTTTGGAATGATAGGTAAGGCTATTAACTGACTATGACTGTGTACTATACTTTTTCCTGCTTCTTTACCATGATTTTTAAACACATGAACATATTTTATCCTAAGGTCTTTGTATAAATCTAAAATCCTTTGTTTGAATGTAATGAACATGTTTATAAAATCTTCATCTTCAAAATCTTGTATATGTTTGAAATGGTCTGGAGTTTCCACAATAACCTCATGGGCACCAAAACCACTTATTTTTTCAAAAATAAATTCTCCTTCTCTGATAGGCAGATTTTCTATTTTTAACGCAGGATATTTATTTGGAAAAACTCTAACTTTCCATCCTGGTGTATTTGGTGGGGAACCATTGGGTCTTATTGCAAATATCTCTGGTGGTGTTTTATCTTCATTTCCGTGCTCAAATGGACATTTAGTTAGGTCTGTAGATTCTTCATAAATTGAAATATTGTATTCATGGGGTCTTCTTGCCCGGTCAGCTGATATAATCACCCACGTATCTTTAAGAAAGTTATGTCTTATCTCGTTCATATTCTCGCCTCTTTTTTAAGATTATTATTATAGTTCATAAGTGTTAAAATTTCATTAAATTGTATAAGTCATGCTGGCTTCCACTATGCTTTAAATGACATTCAAAGAGGGTACGACAACAGAGAAAAGATAGCCTTGTTTGTAATTCTAAAATGAGGCAAGAAATTTTATATTTTCTCAGACTTAACTTCTCTACGAAATAATTAAGCTTTAAACACCCTTTACTTTCTAACAAATTCACCCATATATTTAAAATGTTATAATTTTATTATCGTTTATTTTTAACATTATTTTAGTAGGGAGCGAAAATGCAAGAGAAGTTCTACGTTACAACACCAATATACTATGTTAATGATGTTCCACACTTAGGACATGCATATACTACCGTTGCAGCAGATGTTCTTGCAAGATATTATAGACAAATTGGCGTAAAAACATTTTTCTTGACAGGAACAGATGAGCATGGTCAAAAGATTCAAAAAGCAGCAGAAGAAAAAGGAATTTCCCCAAAAGAGCTTGCAGATAAAACTCATTTAGCATTTAAAGAGCTTTGGAAGAAGCTTAATATAAGCTACGATAGATTTATCAGAACCACAGACCCAGACCACATAAAAGCAGTTCAGTATATTTTTCAAAAATGTCATGAAAATGGAGATATCTATCTTTCTGAATATGAAAGCTACTACTGTGTTGGATGTGAAGAGTTTAAAACAGAAACGGAGATAAAAGATTATGATTATAAATGTCCTATCCACTTAAAGCCTTGCGAAAAAGTCAAAGAAGAAAGCTACTTTTTTAGATTATCTAAATACACAGATAAACTTCTTGAATTTTACGAGAAAAACCCGGAGTTTATTCAGCCAGATTTTAGAAAAAACGAAGTTGTAGCCTTTGTAAAACAAGGATTAAAAGACCTTTCTGTATCAAGAAAAAGAGACCGTGTAGCATGGGGTATCCCTGTTCCTTTTGACCCATCTCACACTATTTATGTATGGTTTGATGCACTTACTAACTATCTGACAGCTGTTGGGTATCCAGAAAACCTTAATGAATTTTGGCCTGCTGATGTTCATATAGTTGGTAAAGATATTTTGAGATTTCATGCTGTATATTGGCCAGCATTTTTAATGAGTGCAGGGCTTGAAATTCCCAAAAAAGTCTTTGCCCATGGTTGGTGGACGGTAGAAGGTCATAAAATGTCTAAATCTCTTGGAAATGTAGTAGACCCATTTAAAGCAGCAGATGAGTTTGGCATTGACCAGCTTAGATACTTTTTATTAAGAGAAGTTCCGTTTGGACTTGATGGTGATTTTTCTAAATCAGCTGTAATAAACAGAATAAACTCAGACCTTGCAAACGACCTTGGCAATCTTATATCAAGAAGCTTAACAATGATTCATAAATTCCAAAATGGAAAGATAGAAAAACCTTCTGTTTTCAAAGAGATAGAAGAAGAGTATAAAAATGTTTATTCTAAAACCTTAGAAAATTATAAAAATTTTATTCAAAAGTTAGAGTTTAGTAAAAGTCTTGAAGAAGTTTGGCAGTTTATAGATTGGCTTAATAAATATATTGTAAAAGTAGAACCTTGGAAGTTAAACAAAGAAGATAAAGAGTATTTAAAGACAACGCTTTACACACTTGTAGATGGAATATACGCTGTTGTATGGATGCTAAACCCATTTATGCCGCAAAAAATGACAGAAGCTTTGAGTATGTTAAACATAAATGAAATCAAAAAAGATATTAAGCCTTATAGCTTTCCGACAGAAATAACAATAAATCAAGTAGTTCCATTATTCCCAAGAGTTGAGATAAAGGAGGAAGAAAAAAAGATGGAAGAAGTAAAACAGGAAGAATACATCACTATTGATGATTTTGCAAAAATAAAAATGAGAGTTGGAAAAGTGTTAGAAGCTGAAAAAGTTGAAAAATCAGATAAACTTTTAAAGTTAAAGGTAAGTCTTGGAGATGAAGAAAGAATAATAGTTTCAGGTATTGCACAGTATTACGAGCCTCAGCAGCTTATAGGTAAAAATGTAATTGTCCTTGCAAATTTAAAGCCAAGAAAAATCTTTGGAATAGAGTCTCACGGAATGTTATTGGCGGCAAAAGATGGAGAAAGATTGACAGTACTAACAACAGATAAAGATGTTGAGGTAGGAAGTCCAGTCTCTTAATTTAAAGAGGTCAAAAGAACCTATGAAGAAAATTAGATTAGCCTTGGCACAGATAAATCCAGTGGTTGGAGATTTTGAGTATAACTATAATAAAATCCTTGAATTTATTGAAAAAGCAAAAAAATCAGAAGCAGACATAGTAGCTTTTCCTGAACTTGCACTTACAGGATATCCACCAGAAGACCTTATTTTAAAGCCAAGTTTTATTGGAGGAAATCTTTACTACATAGAGAAATTAAAAGAAAATGTTGATAACATCATTGCGATTGTTGGGTTTATAGACAAACAAGAAGATGTTTTTAATGCTGCCGCTGTGATTTACAATAAAGAAATAGTCGGAGTGTATCACAAGCAGTTTCTACCAAACTACGGCGTGTTTGATGAAAACAGGTACTTTCAAAAAGGAGATGGATTATTACTTTTATCCATAGATAATTATAAAGTTGGCGTTTCAATCTGTGAGGATATATGGTATCCAGAAAATCCGGTAAACGATT harbors:
- the metG gene encoding methionine--tRNA ligase codes for the protein MQEKFYVTTPIYYVNDVPHLGHAYTTVAADVLARYYRQIGVKTFFLTGTDEHGQKIQKAAEEKGISPKELADKTHLAFKELWKKLNISYDRFIRTTDPDHIKAVQYIFQKCHENGDIYLSEYESYYCVGCEEFKTETEIKDYDYKCPIHLKPCEKVKEESYFFRLSKYTDKLLEFYEKNPEFIQPDFRKNEVVAFVKQGLKDLSVSRKRDRVAWGIPVPFDPSHTIYVWFDALTNYLTAVGYPENLNEFWPADVHIVGKDILRFHAVYWPAFLMSAGLEIPKKVFAHGWWTVEGHKMSKSLGNVVDPFKAADEFGIDQLRYFLLREVPFGLDGDFSKSAVINRINSDLANDLGNLISRSLTMIHKFQNGKIEKPSVFKEIEEEYKNVYSKTLENYKNFIQKLEFSKSLEEVWQFIDWLNKYIVKVEPWKLNKEDKEYLKTTLYTLVDGIYAVVWMLNPFMPQKMTEALSMLNINEIKKDIKPYSFPTEITINQVVPLFPRVEIKEEEKKMEEVKQEEYITIDDFAKIKMRVGKVLEAEKVEKSDKLLKLKVSLGDEERIIVSGIAQYYEPQQLIGKNVIVLANLKPRKIFGIESHGMLLAAKDGERLTVLTTDKDVEVGSPVS
- the galT gene encoding galactose-1-phosphate uridylyltransferase, with translation MNEIRHNFLKDTWVIISADRARRPHEYNISIYEESTDLTKCPFEHGNEDKTPPEIFAIRPNGSPPNTPGWKVRVFPNKYPALKIENLPIREGEFIFEKISGFGAHEVIVETPDHFKHIQDFEDEDFINMFITFKQRILDLYKDLRIKYVHVFKNHGKEAGKSIVHSHSQLIALPIIPKLQKTMILQSKKYFYEKERCYLCDEIKTEKKLKIRTIYENDNFIAYCPYASLFPFEIKIAPEFHSHDFTNISDLQLKDLADVLKFSVRKLNKTLINPSFNLILYTSPPIRNSITDEEIYKGLDLHFHWHIEILPRITTLAGFELGTDYYINPTPPEDAAKYLIEVI